Proteins found in one Salvia splendens isolate huo1 chromosome 10, SspV2, whole genome shotgun sequence genomic segment:
- the LOC121753194 gene encoding protein NRT1/ PTR FAMILY 2.11-like, translating into MENPEKVEAPKTKKEPNYRGVRAMPFVIGNETFEKLGTIGTSTNLLVYLTTVFNMKSITATNVINIFNGTCNFGTLLGAFLSDTYLGRYKTLGLASISSFLGMLVLTMTATFPSLHPPKCGSGACVEASMGQLAFLFTAFVFLVIGASGIRPCNLAFGADQFNPNTESGKQGINSFFNWYYFTFTFAMMVSLTVIVYVQASISWAIGLAIPAFLMFLSCAFFFVGTRIYVMILPLGSPITSVVQTLVVAFKKRKLHLPPQPLNSLFVYHNPDSINSRLPYTEQFRWLNKAAIITENDEINEDGSAADPWNLCSVQQVEEIKCVIRVVPIWVSGVLYYVVLVQTQTYLVFQALQTDRRLGRGGFKIPAATYNIFTMISLTIWIAVYDRLIVPLLRRLTGKQEGITMLQRIGFGIFLACLAMLLSGAVEAHRRTVALTRPTLGAEARRGAVSAMSGYWLTPQLALTGVSEAFAVIGQIELFYKQFPENMRSFAGSFLFCGFAISSYFTSFLVSVVHNTTRVGASGNWLAEDLNKGRLDYFYYLVAGLEFLNLVYFLVCAKWYRYKTSDDTSDGKMEVPMEKIDAQKSV; encoded by the exons ATGGAGAATCCTGAGAAAGTTGAGGCCCCCAAAACCAAAAAAGAACCAAACTACAGAGGAGTGAGAGCCATGCCTTTTGTTATAG GTAACGAGACATTTGAGAAGCTTGGAACAATTGGGACATCTACAAATCTTCTAGTATACCTCACCACCGTCTTCAACATGAAGTCCATCACCGCCACCAACGTCATCAACATCTTCAACGGCACCTGCAACTTCGGCACATTGCTCGGCGCCTTCCTCTCCGACACCTACCTCGGCCGCTACAAAaccctcggcctcgcctccatCTCCTCCTTCTTG GGCATGCTGGTCCTGACAATGACAGCGACGTTCCCGAGCCTGCACCCGCCAAAATGCGGGAGCGGCGCGTGCGTGGAGGCTTCGATGGGACAGCTGGCGTTCCTTTTCACGGCGTTTGTGTTCCTGGTGATCGGGGCGAGCGGGATCCGGCCGTGCAACCTGGCGTTCGGGGCGGACCAGTTCAACCCGAACACGGAGTCGGGCAAGCAGGGCATCAACAGCTTCTTCAACTGGTACTACTTCACCTTCACGTTTGCGATGATGGTGTCGCTCACCGTCATCGTGTACGTGCAGGCCAGCATCAGCTGGGCCATCGGCCTCGCCATCCCCGCCTTCCTCATGTTCCTCTCGTGCGCCTTCTTCTTCGTCGGCACGAGGATCTACGTCATGATCCTCCCGCTGGGGAGCCCCATCACCAGCGTCGTTCAGACGCTGGTCGTAGCGTTTAAGAAGAGGAAGCTGCACCTGCCGCCGCAACCACTTAATTCTCTCTTCGTTTACCACAATCCCGATTCCATCAACTCCAGACTCCCTTATACCGAACAATTCAG GTGGTTGAATAAAGCAGCAATAATAACAGAAAATGACGAAATCAATGAAGATGGATCAGCAGCAGATCCGTGGAATCTTTGCAGTGTACAGCAAGTGGAGGAGATCAAATGCGTGATAAGAGTGGTCCCCATTTGGGTCTCCGGCGTGCTATACTACGTCGTTTTAGTCCAAACTCAGACATATCTAGTCTTCCAAGCCCTCCAAACCGACCGCCGGCTAGGCCGCGGCGGCTTCAAAATCCCGGCCGCCACCTACAACATCTTCACCATGATCAGCCTCACCATCTGGATCGCGGTCTACGACCGCCTCATCGTCCCCCTCCTCCGCCGCCTGACCGGGAAGCAAGAGGGCATCACGATGCTGCAGAGGATCGGGTTCGGAATATTCCTCGCATGCCTCGCCATGCTGCTGTCGGGAGCGGTGGAGGCCCACAGGAGGACTGTGGCCCTCACGCGCCCCACACTGGGCGCGGAGGCCCGGCGCGGCGCGGTGTCGGCCATGTCAGGGTACTGGCTGACGCCGCAGCTGGCGCTGACAGGGGTGTCGGAGGCGTTCGCGGTGATCGGCCAGATTGAACTGTTCTACAAGCAGTTCCCAGAGAACATGAGGAGCTTCGCGGGCTCCTTTTTGTTCTGCGGGTTTGCTATATCAAGCTACTTCACGAGCTTTCTCGTGTCGGTCGTGCACAACACGACCCGTGTTGGCGCGTCCGGGAATTGGCTTGCGGAGGATTTGAATAAAGGGAGGTTGGACTATTTTTACTACCTTGTTGCGGGGTTGGAGTTCTTGAATTTGGTGTATTTTTTGGTTTGTGCTAAGTGGTATAGGTATAAGACTAGTGATGATACAAGTGATGGTAAAATGGAGGTGCCTATGGAGAAGATTGATGCTCAAAAATCGGTTTAG
- the LOC121752101 gene encoding plasma membrane ATPase 2-like, whose protein sequence is MEALVNETVDLEHCAIDDVFPHLKCTKEGLTTVDAEERLTKVGYNRLEEKKESKFLKFLGFMWNPLSWVMEVAAIMAIALANGGGKAPDWQDFVGIITLLFINSTISFIEENNAGNAAAALMARLAPKAKALRNGSWSEIEACELVPGDIVSIKLGDIVPADARLLEGDALKIDQSALTGESLPVTKGPGEAVYSGSTCKQGELEAVVYATGVHTFFGKAAHLVDNTNQVGHFQKVLTAIGNFCICSIAVGMLIESIVMYTIQHRKYRAGIDNLLVLLIGGIPIAMPTVLSVTMAIGSHRLAHQGAITKRMTAIEEMAGMDVLCSDKTGTLTLNKLTVDKNLIEVFSKDVDADIVLLMAARASRTENQDAIDAAIVGMLADPKEARAGVREVHFLPFNPTDKRTALTYIDNEGKWHRASKGAPEQILNLAHNKSHIERRVHAVINDFAERGLRSLGVAYQELPEGTKDSTGGPWQFIGLVPLFDPPRHDSAETIRKALDLGVNVKMITGDQLAIGKETGRRLGMGTNMYPSSTLLGQDKDESIATLPIDELIEKADGFAGVFPEHKYEIVKRLQARKHICGMTGDGVNDAPALKKADIGIAVADATDAARSASDIVLTEPGLSVIISAVLSSRAIFQRMKNYTIYAVSITIRVVLGFMLLALIWEFDFPPFMVLIIAILNDGTIMTISKDRVKASPLPDSWKLCEIFATGIVLGSYLALMTVIFFWTAYKTDFFPRVFGVETLQRTPNGDFRMLASAIYLQVSTISQALIFVTRSRSWSFVERPGLLLVAAFAVAQLVATLIAVYASWSFAAIEGIGWGWAGVIWLYNIITYIPLDIIKFFTSYALSGKAWDHVLERRIAFTRQKDFGKEHRELQWARAQRTLHGLQVPDTQLFNEINNFSELNQLAEEAKRRAEIARMRELCTLKGHVESVVRLKGLDIDQIKQAYTL, encoded by the exons ATGGAAGCTCTCGTGAACGAGACAGTGGATTTG gAACACTGCGCCATTGATGATGTGTTTCCACATCTGAAATGTACCAAAGAGGGCCTCACTACTGTGGATGCTGAAGAGAGGTTGACAAAGGTTGGATACAACAGGCTTGAAGAGAAGAAG GAGAGTAAATTCCTCAAGTTTTTGGGGTTTATGTGGAATCCTCTTTCATGGGTTATGGAAGTCGCGGCTATCATGGCTATCGCCCTTGCTAATGGAGGA GGAAAGGCTCCGGATTGGCAGGACTTTGTGGGTATCATCACCTTGCTTTTCATCAACTCGACTATTAGTTTCATCGAGGAGAATAACGCAGGCAATGCAGCAGCTGCTCTCATGGCTCGCCTTGCTCCAAAAGCAAAA GCTCTTAGAAATGGGAGTTGGAGCGAGATAGAGGCTTGCGAATTGGTGCCTGGAGACATTGTTAGCATAAAGCTTGGAGATATAGTTCCTGCTGATGCTCGTCTCTTGGAGGGCGATGCCCTTAAAATTGATCAG TCTGCTTTGACAGGGGAGTCCCTTCCTGTGACCAAGGGTCCAGGAGAAGCAGTCTACTCTGGTTCTACGTGCAAACAGGGAGAGCTCGAAGCTGTTGTTTATGCAACGGGTGTTCACACCTTCTTTGGAAAGGCTGCCCACCTTGTCGACAACACTAATCAAGTCGGCCACTTCCAAAAG GTTTTAACTGCGATTGGGAACTTCTGCATATGCTCCATTGCTGTGGGGATGCTTATAGAGTCAATAGTGATGTACACTATTCAACACAGGAAATACCGGGCTGGCATCGACAATCTTCTTGTTCTCCTCATTGGAGGAATTCCAATAGCCATGCCAACTGTCCTCTCTGTTACAATGGCGATTGGCTCTCATCGTTTGGCTCACCag GGAGCTATCACAAAGAGAATGACTGCTATAGAAGAGATGGCCGGGATGGATGTGCTTTGCAGCGACAAGACAGGGACCCTCACTCTGAACAAGCTTACCGTTGATAAGAATCTCATCGAG GTGTTTTCGAAAGATGTTGATGCTGATATTGTTCTTCTGATGGCGGCTAGAGCCTCTCGAACAGAAAACCAGGACGCTATAGATGCTGCTATTGTAGGAATGCTGGCTGATCCGAAAGAG GCACGTGCTGGAGTTCGAGAAGTGCACTTCCTTCCTTTCAACCCCACTGACAAGCGAACAGCATTGACTTACATAGACAACGAAGGAAAGTGGCACAGGGCTAGCAAAGGTGCACCAGAGCAG ATTCTAAACCTTGCACACAATAAGTCTCACATAGAGCGAAGAGTTCATGCTGTGATTAATGATTTTGCAGAAAGAGGTCTGAGATCACTTGGTGTGGCATACCAG GAACTTCCAGAAGGAACGAAAGATAGTACTGGAGGACCATGGCAATTCATTGGTTTAGTGCCTCTCTTTGATCCACCTAGACACGACAGTGCAGAAACTATAAGAAAGGCTTTAGATCTTGGAGTCAATGTCAAAATGATAACCG GGGATCAGCTTGCAATAGGAAAGGAAACAGGCCGAAGACTAGGAATGGGGACTAACATGTATCCGTCATCAACTTTACTGGGCCAAGATAAGGATGAATCGATTGCTACTCTGCCGATTGATGAGCTCATTGAGAAAGCTGATGGCTTTGCTGGTGTCTTCCCAG AGCATAAATATGAGATTGTAAAGCGCCTGCAAGCTAGAAAACACATATGTGGAATGACCGGCGATGGAGTGAACGATGCTCCTGCTCTGAAGAAGGCTGATATTGGCATTGCTGTAGCCGATGCAACTGATGCAGCACGAAGTGCTTCTGACATCGTCCTCACTGAGCCTGGACTCAGTGTTATCATCAGCGCTGTTCTGAGCAGTCGAGCTATCTTCCAGAGGATGAAGAACTACACG ATTTATGCCGTTTCTATTACAATTCGTGTCGTG CTTGGTTTCATGCTTTTAGCGCTGATATGGGAATTCGACTTTCCGCCTTTTATGGTTCTTATCATTGCAATACTCAATGATG GTACCATCATGACTATATCAAAAGATAGAGTTAAAGCATCACCTCTGCCAGACAGCTGGAAGCTCTGCGAAATCTTTGCAACTGGTATCGTTCTTGGTAGTTACTTGGCATTGATGACTGTCATCTTCTTTTGGACAGCGTATAAAACAGATTTCTTTCCC CGCGTGTTTGGGGTGGAAACACTGCAGAGAACTCCCAACGGCGACTTCAGGATGCTTGCTTCAGCAATATATCTGCAAGTGAGCACCATCAGCCAGGCTCTGATATTCGTGACAAGATCAAGAAGCTGGTCGTTTGTTGAACGCCCTGGTCTGTTGCTCGTGGCTGCATTTGCCGTTGCCCAACTG GTTGCTACTCTAATCGCGGTGTATGCAAGCTGGAGCTTTGCAGCAATTGAAGGAATCGGTTGGGGCTGGGCAGGCGTGATCTGGCTATACAACATCATCACGTACATCCCTCTCGACATCATCAAATTCTTCACGAGTTATGCTCTTAGTGGGAAAGCTTGGGATCATGTTCTTGAAAGAAGG ATTGCTTTCACCAGACAAAAGGATTTCGGGAAGGAGCACCGTGAGCTTCAATGGGCCCGCGCGCAGAGAACCCTTCACGGGCTGCAAGTGCCGGACACCCAACTTTTCAACGAGATAAACAATTTCTCCGAGCTCAACCAGCTTGCAGAGGAAGCCAAACGAAGAGCTGAGATAGCAAG GATGCGGGAGCTGTGCACGTTGAAAGGACACGTTGAATCGGTTGTTAGGCTCAAGGGTCTGGATATAGATCAGATTAAGCAAGCATACACTCTATGA